The genomic DNA AACTCATAAGCCATTATAGAAGGAAGGGAACAAGATAATGGAAGAAATAAATCACAGCGTCTCTACTCTACAATGTCCAAAGACATATGGATGTAAAGTTACCTCCACCGATATGCCTTCCCATGAGAGCAGCTGCAATCTTCCAACTATCCGGGCCAAGCGATCTCATTGGCACTAGATAGTATGCTAGCGCTGTACCGACGGTTGTGGCAACTGTTGAAAACCATAAAATAGCAAAAGCTCAGGCTTTTCAGATAATTTAAAAAGTGTGAATGTTGAGTTAACTATAAGTCTTTTGCTACCACCTTGTTACTAAGATACAGCATGACAGAGACCTATTACCTGATCCAATCAAAAAGGCCAATAGAAGCTTTCCAGTAGACTGAACCACACGGCGCAAATCAGCTCTAAACAACAACAGAGGAACAGCTAACGGAAGCAAGAAATTCAAAACTACAGCAAAAGCAGGAGCTTGGGAAGAAATGATCCCTAGATTGCTAGCTGCTAGCCCAACTAGAGTGCTGACCAACGCACCACTCATCGCGGCTCCGACCTTTGTATTCTCCGACCTGTTACAATCAATCACCACCACTTGTGATTTTCatttcttgaaacaaaaaaattaaaacctctcTTTATAAATTCATGCAAATCAACATAACGTAAATTTCCCGATCAGAATAAACTAACGATCGGATTTTTTCATAAAGAGCGATGAGCGTACCAGAGACCAAGAGCCCCAGTAGCGAAGAGAGCAGTCCAAGTTCCCCATTCATCGTTTGGAGAAATGAGAGGCGTACTCAACGATCGCACAGTAACCGATCGGATCGGAGAATATAATTCCGGTAACGACGAATCCAGCGAGAGAAACCTATCGCTGCCGTTACGGAATCGCGACAACGAAGCGGGAGAGAAGCTAAGCCGCGAAGGGACTGGTTTAGCCGATAATTCAGGAAGATCCTTGCGTGCGACAATGTGCGAACGCCGGCGAAATAACCTCGACGACGGTAACGAGATTCCGGTCACGTTGAGTAACGACAAGCTCGTCGCCATTTTATTCGCGTCAGCTTTACAACGAGAAAAGGTGGAAAAGAGAAGAGTGTGAGTGATTAGTGAAGTTGTTGACTCATATTAGATCATGTGCGTCAACTTTGCTTTctaataattatatactttgCTCACCTACATTTGAGCCAAACCgaatctaaaatcaaatttggttttgattaaaCCAGTAAACCGAATTCGGATTCAACTATATAAGTgcagtattaaaaaaaaaaaaaacagatacaaAAACGTTGAAGATGACACAAAGCTGTGTGTTTAAAACCGATTCTTTTATCTCTTCTGTTTCTTGGGATCttgtttctcatcttcttctaaaGCTTTGAGTTTGTTCTTAATGGCAGCTACTTTTTCGTTTCGGCTCATTTGTCCTGAGGTACTACTAGTTCCAGTTACAAACCTCgttctttttgcttcttctggTAATGATCTTTTGGAGTGATCATGAGATGAATCTTCACGATGCTTCTCACTAGCTAGACGTACAACCAACGGCCTACCACAAGCTAATCTCCCATGCATTTTCTCCTTCGCCAATTCAGCTTCCTGTGTACTCACTTTAGATGTAGAAATCAGGAGGTTGCACAATTCAAAACACGCAAAATAAAGCTTTAGATTATTAGTTTACCTCTTTACGGCTGAACTGAATGAAAGCATAGCCGCGTGGTTCTCCTTTCTTTGGCCCGCGTGTGTGCCAAAGGAAGTCTTCGGATATTATCTTCCCATATGGAGAAAACATTTTTATCAACGCAGCCCTGTGAGGAAGTGGAAACTTATAAGGTATTCAACTAAGTTTTGATCTTTGGAATGGATGTAACAAGAAGCTCTGATATTTTACTTACTCGTTTATTCGAAGATCAAGGTTTCCAACATATAATCGGTTCTCGCTTTTTTCATCTACCCATCCACCAGTATCCTGTAAACAAAGATGATACAAAGTAACATAAAGACAGACGCAAACaagatctatatatacataaaccgacatgaaagaagaaaaaaaaaagctctagAGATTGTAGTTACCATTTAAATTGCAGAAACAACAAGAATCAATTCCAAACACAAGATCTTAAAGAATGTGATTGTGCATACACCTGCAAATAAGCAACCTCAAACATTAGAACCAAGAATCCCCTCTTATATAAACAAGTTCCCCTCTCAAGATCTCAGTGGACTAGAAAGGCTCATAATAAGCCAATAACAGCAATCAAACATGGAGACGCGGTTTCAAATAAGACATTCCAAAGTAGTGTGTCACAATAAGGATTTAAAAGAAACGGCATAAGATCAACACAAAGGTAAAGTAGCAATCAGTCTTACAATACTCAGTCACCCATTGTCTAATATTCCCTTGGCCTAGTGATCCATGAACTTAAGCCTAGGCACTACAAAGTACAAAACAGAGTTTAATTCCATGAGAATTGCAATTGTTCACTAAGCACCAGACAAGATAAACCTTATGAGCAAGAGTAGCCATAACAGACAGAATCGTAATCGTACAGTGATCACTACTACTACTCAATCCtaatttcatcaaaaataagccaaaatttaatttcatcaaaaataagCCAAAATTgacagaaaccctaatttcatcgCGAATAAACCTCATGGATTTCGTTGACTTGTAATCACTAATTTAGTACGCACAACCACCTTCTTCGATTACATCTCGATTTCGTTTAAATCTCGCAGCTAAAACACGCTAGAGTAGACTAGAGAGAGTTCATATCCTTCAAAAACTATGAATATTCtagagattaaaagagtttCCATGGAAAGCAACTTACGAAGCTTAAAGCGCGATCTCGCAGACGCAGAGACTTCAACCAAAAAGGAGGAGCACCAGAATTTATGGCTATAACCCAGTAAAATTGTCTATCCGGTTAATCAGGAAACCGAACCGGTGATTAGAATGTCTGACTCTGATCTGTTGAGGGGAAAATTGAAACGCTCGGTTTCCATACGACAccgtttttgtttgattccatCTTTCTAACCAAATGTTCTTCCAAGTTCTAACCAAATGATTCTCGTGAGTTCCATCAATTGAAGTCGTCAGCATTATTGCTAGTATTGCCAATGTATTGAGATGAGAAGACTCAATAATTACAACAACGAAAAGAAACCATAATAAATCAATCATATGAGACTCACTTctctagaaaacaaaagagagagatggtggTAATTTCACACAAACggtttctttctattttcttttgctatgtagtaaaataaaataaaaaaaacagcaCACAAACTTTAAATAGTATTCTTTGGTAGTATGACACTGTTATCTTCTGAACATCTCATTGAAGACAATTGCGTTCACGTCAGTATTCTCAGAGATCTGTAGTGACGACACAGCTTGAGCAGCAATCAAATCAGCTGATATTCccaagttgttgttgttgccatcCCATCCCCTCGCGAAAGGCTCATATGAGACTAACCAGTTACTACTGTCTCTTGGTCTGTTGTTACCATGTTGAACCGCATAGCTCGAGCAACGTTGGTGAGGAAATAATCTGTTTCTTCCACCACTAGAAAAATTGAATTTGGCAGTATAGTCCCATGGTTTGAAACTTGTTTCATGGTTTAGCATGTTTCGGTATGAGTCATCACAATCTTCGCCAAGTAAGACGTGCAGAGCGACAGCCTCTGCGATTGCAGCACCTTCCTCATCCAATCTCTTTTGTTCCTCGAGCtttttaagcttcttcttcgCTAGCTCAACCCTGATTGCTGCAGAAGTAGCGATGGATTTCTCAAGCTGTATAGTTTTCTTCTCTGCTTGTTTGCTACGCTCTAGTTCGTCTCtctcctgcttcttctttgcagcCTCTGCTGGCTCTAGCAGTCCTTCCTTCttcatttgcttcttcttctctagctCAGCCCTGATAGCTGCAGAAGTAGCAATGGCTTTCTCAAGacgtctctttttcttctcagcTTGTTTGATTCGGTCCACTTCATCTTTtacttgcttcttctttgcttttctaACAGTCGGCTGAGCTTGTTTGCGCATCGAGCTACTGTTATCCATGATTGCTACAAGTATTTGTTTGCCTGGCTTTTTGGATACTCTCCAACgtgaaaaataataac from Camelina sativa cultivar DH55 chromosome 2, Cs, whole genome shotgun sequence includes the following:
- the LOC104727598 gene encoding probable RNA-binding protein 18 isoform X1, which codes for MDTGGWVDEKSENRLYVGNLDLRINEAALIKMFSPYGKIISEDFLWHTRGPKKGEPRGYAFIQFSRKEEAELAKEKMHGRLACGRPLVVRLASEKHREDSSHDHSKRSLPEEAKRTRFVTGTSSTSGQMSRNEKVAAIKNKLKALEEDEKQDPKKQKR
- the LOC104727598 gene encoding uncharacterized protein LOC104727598 isoform X2 yields the protein MHGRLACGRPLVVRLASEKHREDSSHDHSKRSLPEEAKRTRFVTGTSSTSGQMSRNEKVAAIKNKLKALEEDEKQDPKKQKR
- the LOC104727635 gene encoding stress response protein NST1-like, which codes for MDNSSSMRKQAQPTVRKAKKKQVKDEVDRIKQAEKKKRRLEKAIATSAAIRAELEKKKQMKKEGLLEPAEAAKKKQERDELERSKQAEKKTIQLEKSIATSAAIRVELAKKKLKKLEEQKRLDEEGAAIAEAVALHVLLGEDCDDSYRNMLNHETSFKPWDYTAKFNFSSGGRNRLFPHQRCSSYAVQHGNNRPRDSSNWLVSYEPFARGWDGNNNNLGISADLIAAQAVSSLQISENTDVNAIVFNEMFRR